In one Carassius carassius chromosome 14, fCarCar2.1, whole genome shotgun sequence genomic region, the following are encoded:
- the LOC132156470 gene encoding oligodendrocyte transcription factor 3-like, which yields MDSDASSTCSRSSSPELAVGSRFFSNKVFQAYCADRETGQSRPEKSPQSTGSGGKSRAQADLSKDGLQDLRLKVNSRERKRMHDLNQAMDGLREVMPYAQGPSVRKLSKISTLLLARNYILMLSSSLEEMKKLIGDVYGASGQSHSARRVLPPTSAAPASQLSLLSLAPSLHSLVGSTSQHTSTPTMAQAPHSPPSAGYLGFPAPPLPTLLKDPLHLSSSYRHFPGMPCPCSLCQPLPASTASLHSLSMGK from the coding sequence ATGGATTCTGATGCAAGCTCCACATGCAGTCGGTCTTCTTCACCAGAGCTGGCTGTGGGCTCCAGGTTTTTCTCAAACAAGGTGTTTCAAGCTTACTGTGCAGATAGAGAAACGGGGCAGTCCAGGCCTGAAAAATCACCACAGAGCACCGGATCCGGCGGAAAGAGCCGCGCACAGGCCGATCTCTCCAAAGACGGCCTGCAAGATCTACGTCTCAAAGTGAACAGCCGCGAGCGCAAACGCATGCACGACCTCAACCAGGCCATGGACGGGCTCCGTGAGGTGATGCCCTACGCGCAGGGCCCATCTGTACGCAAGCTGTCGAAAATCTCCACCCTGCTCCTCGCCAGAAACTACATCCTCATGCTGTCCAGCTCTCTGGAGGAGATGAAGAAGCTAATAGGTGATGTTTATGGAGCCAGTGGTCAGAGTCACTCAGCTAGACGGGTTCTACCGCCAACTTCAGCTGCCCCGGCGTCACAGTTGTCGCTGCTCTCGCTTGCCCCATCTCTGCACTCGCTGGTGGGCAGCACTTCCCAGCACACCTCCACACCAACGATGGCCCAAGCCCCTCATTCTCCACCCTCGGCTGGATATCTGGGTTTCCCTGCTCCACCTCTTCCCACCCTGCTGAAAGACCCTCTGCATCTCTCCAGCAGCTACAGGCATTTCCCCGGCATGCCTTGCCCATGCTCCCTCTGCCAGCCTCTCCCTGCTTCCACAGCCAGCCTGCACAGCCTCTCCATGGGGAAGTGA